In Oscarella lobularis chromosome 18, ooOscLobu1.1, whole genome shotgun sequence, the following proteins share a genomic window:
- the LOC136197831 gene encoding 33 kDa inner dynein arm light chain, axonemal-like, producing the protein MASLVKYDNPVLVSKTGERKPSKSPAGRQTQTGGPVPPAPKSKLPSVETQKGNQQTEEILNAILPPREWTESGQLWVQSVSSTPATRLDVVALQEHLDTRLQQRQARETGICPVRRELYSQCFDELIRQVTINCAERGLLLLRVRNEIRMTIAAYQTLYESSVAFGMRKALQAEQGKVDMEKKIKELEEDKKELEKNLQESKNRCEAIEKREAERRVQDDAKHTEEVQSLRKTISQLKTQLEGIEAPSKK; encoded by the exons ATGGCGTCCCTAGTCAAATACGACAACCCGGTGCTCGTAAGCAAAACCGGTGAACGCAAACCCTCG AAATCTCCGGCCGGACGCCAAACGCAAACAGGCGGCCCCGTCCCGCCCGCTCCCAAAAGCAAACTACCGTCGGTCGAAACTCAAAAGGGCAACCAGCAAACGGAGGAAATTCTCAACGCGATCTTGCCGCCGCGCGAGTGGACCGAATCGGGTCAGCTTTGGGTGCAGAGCGTCTCGAGCACGCCGGCGACGCGcttggacgtcgtcgcgctgcaGGAGCATCTCGACACGCGTCTCCAGCAGCGTCAAGCGCGCGAAACGGGAATCTGTCCCGTTCGACGCGAGCTCTATTCGCAGTGTTTCGACGAGCTCATACGTCAGGTGACGATCAACTGCGCCGAACGGGGGCTACTCTTGCTCAG GGTGAGGAATGAAATCAGGATGACTATTGCTGCGTATCAAACCCTCTATGAAAGCAG CGTTGCTTTTGGCATGCGAAAGGCTTTGCAAGCGGAACAAGGAAAGGTTGATATGGAGAAAAAG ATCAAAGAGCtcgaagaagacaaaaaagaattgGAAAAAAATCTCCAAGAGTCGAAGAATCGTTGCGAGGCGATCGAGAAGCGAGAGGCGGAGCGACGCGTTCAGGACGACGCAAAGCACACGGAAGAAGTCCAGTCGCTCCGCAAAACGATTAGCCAGCTCAAA ACTCAGCTTGAAGGCATCGAAGCGCCGAGCAAGAAGTAA
- the LOC136197828 gene encoding N-acetylneuraminate lyase B-like, with the protein MRKRRTIGSAEAKAAKKNREDVDASVATMSHAELRTRLEELGDKPGPIDDSNRNLYNRMLTKKLATVAESSQREEKEEEVETKETPAVTSKERGGKKSKEGVSQKGKTAQQKVKKLGIEGVVAASYTPFNTDGSLNLAMVEPYANYLIRLGVAGVFVNGTTGEGVLMTVDERKAMVEAWAKAVKKRVKVIVHVSSTSLKDCQEMARHASSLDGVDAIAAMPPLVFSAKTIEELLVHLECIASSAPRTPLLLYHHSDMSPLNFSIEEFLRQADKRLPTFVGVKYTDYNVDVFARCLNLGRYEMLYGRDEQLLASLAMGAVSCVGSTYNFTGSIPAKIFAAFKSGDIATAQKEQLKSQLAIKTYNDVGRRIGCASPHALGKAIMHMIGCPVGAPRLPSKPLTDAQYKELKRSFEEIGFFDWHQAS; encoded by the exons atgagaaaacgaagaacgaTCGGGTCAGCGGAAgcgaaggcggcgaagaagaatcgcgaggacgtcgacgcgagcgtGGCGACGATGAGTCACGCCGAGCTGCGTACTCGCCTCGAAGAGCTCGGAGATAAGCCCGGTCCCATAGACGATTCGAATAG AAATCTCTACAATCGCATGCTGACGAAGAAATTGGCTACTGTCGCCGAGTCCTCCCAAcgagaggagaaggaggaggaggtggagacgaaggaaacgccagctgtgacgtcaaaagaaagGGGtgggaaaaaatcgaaagaggGCGTCTCGCagaaaggaaaaacggcgcaacagaag GTAAAGAAGTTGGGCATAGAGGGCGTCGTTGCCGCATCGTATACGCCCTTCAACACTGACGG GTCATTAAATCTGGCGATGGTCGAACCTTATGCCAATTATTTGATACGTCTCGGAGTGGCGGGCGTATTCG tAAACGGCACGACTGGCGAAGGCGTACTAATGACagtcgacgaacgaaaggCGATGGTAGAGGCGTGGGCGAAAGCGGTGAAGAAAAG GGTCAAAGTCATCGTCCACGTCAGCTCGACTTCACTAAAAGATTGCCAAGAAATG GCTAGACATGCGTCGTCTCTCGATGGAGTCGATGCCATAGCAGCGATGCCGCCGCTCGTTTTCAGTGCAAAAACCATAG AAGAGCTGCTCGTGCATCTCGAGTGCATCGCCTCAAGCGCTCCGCGCACTCCACTTCTATTGTATCACCACAGCGATATGTCTCCCTTGAATT TCAGCATAGAAGAGTTTCTTCGTCAGGCGGACAAACGTCTTCCGACGTTTGTCGGCGTCAAGTACACGGACTacaacgtcgacgtgttCGCGCGATGTCTCAATCTGGGTCGCTATGAGATGCTATACGGTAGAGACGAG CAATTGCTCGCCTCGTTGGCCATGGGCGCCGTTAGTTGCGTCGGTAGCACGTATAACTTCACCGGTAGCATTCCCGCGAAGATTTTCGCTGCTTTCAAAAGCGGCGACATTGCTACTGCTCAGAAGGAGCAG CTCAAGTCTCAGCTTGCTATAAAGACTTACAACGATGTTG GCCGGCGTATTGGGTGCGCGTCGCCGCACGCTCTCGGCAAGGCGATCATGCACATGATTGGTTGTCCTGTCGGCGCGCCGCGTTTGCCCAGCAAGCCTCTCACCGACGCCCAGTACAAGGAGCTAAAGAGAAGTTTCGAAGAGATAGGCTTCTTCGATTGGCATCAGGCGTCGTGA
- the LOC136197817 gene encoding uncharacterized protein, with protein sequence MLRVWSCFLLAAAIRLASTAVTSLSTDWWQCHDVQGRNFDEKSPGSIIGVLVNTECTPASSTKPDHFCEAALLGPRTILTAYDCIKLSENPSAKERPKLYYSYKSDGKWQCREVTALQQLGGSSEAVGFLDDDESPALAAPFVSFVGAGQGSDEARYNVAPESHPNYPATVSSLLLGFIDDKQVKLGFESDDDSAVDVVSLNSEPPDAEILPGATFLKELPDCRLGVFGVYSQLVTESEDIGQVRDKRGGKKPQKAAPKKKNAMRSKNQTRAKDRNTELLEKRDEKRDAIRKEELQAIAKADAAASSAFYFGAKIATFNLNWTPLLDRDMGDIVKTTLHEIIKETHIIAFQEATGLMKKISLPKNYGYVDSKKEFVFIYRSDWFVHEDKVEMLNDLNTYKAVFQAWNIPAEGQPRDKCVAFYSVHLPAGKEKQKDREKRLQKIVKKMAEDRKECKARVLLGDFNWPTLRGEISNFELFFTKFELESLSDSVPPHNIAAEDLNEFGETTPRHGVYDYIFITDDVPTPSSYYLPPENVLSLDHPKADFIEERYLDYFVPKSSVLKNVPAVRSSFLSDHLPVVGKIAKHGVSLSIGTWNLERFNLQTGFGGGSREKLFEEMYEKVFANADVFAIQELLVASTPANDFSNFGVTWVSEAVQTTNGGNTEGLGFAYNKASVKYVDKFIISVEAYGSKTSERGALAAKFRITKNSEEFAIVNVHVTNDQVTKWSYREAIVKFVRDKVKKKWGKLPVFVAGDFNFDGSNIANLRKKCPIGNTNWEFTRIYSKKVLDYIIAPGQTLPGHGFTSCETIHSELRANTVGSKRAPAFGSWLEVSDHFPVFKRISQIWEDVDMDL encoded by the exons ATGCTAAGAGTTTGGTCTTGCTTTCTCCTCGCCGCGGCGATTCGCCTTGCGTCTACTGCCGTCACGTCTCTTTCTACCGACTGGTGGCAGTGCCACGACGTCCAAGGACGcaatttcgacgaaaagagTCCTGGCTCCATAATTGGCGTCCTCGTCAACACCGAGTGTACGCCCGCTTCATCAACAAAGCCCGATCACTTTTGCGAAGCCGCTTTGCTTGGCCCACGAACCATTCTGACCGCGTATGACTGCATAAAGTTATCAGAGAATCCCTCCGCAAAAGAGCGTCCGAAGTTATATTACAGCTATAAGTCAGATGGCAAGTGGCAGTGCCGTGAGGTTACTGCTCTCCAGCAACTCGGCGGATCCAGTGAAGCTGTCGGCTTtcttgatgacgacgagagtcCAGCATTAGCGGCACCGTTTGTGAGTTTCGTTGGGGCCGGACAAGGGTCCGATGAGGCGCGATATAACGTTGCTCCCGAATCGCACCCCAACTATCCTGCCACCGTTTCGTCTCTCCTTCTTGGATTTATTGACGACAAACAAGTTAAACTGGGGTTTGAGTCTGATGACGATTCAGCTGTCGATGTCGTGAGCTTGAACAGTGAACCTCCTGATGCTGAAATTCTTCCCGGAGCGACGTTTCTAAAAGAATTACCTGATTGTCGTTTAGGGGTTTTTGGTGTTTATAGCCAGCTGGTTACTGAGAGTGAAGACATAGGACAAGTACGAGATAAGCGAGGGGGTAAGAAACCTCAGAAAGCCgcgccaaagaaaaagaacgcaaTGCGAAGCAAAAATCAAACTAGAGCAAAAGATCGCAATACTGAGCTGCTGGAAAAACgcgatgaaaaacgcgatGCGATTCGAAAGGAGGAGCTTCAAGCGATAGCGAAGGCAGATGCCGCCGCAAGCAGCGCCTTTTACTTTGGAGCTAAAA TTGCAACGTTCAACTTGAATTGGACTCCGTTGCTTGATCGAGACATGGGAGACatcgtcaaaacgacgctGCACGAAATCATTAAAGAGACGCATATCATAGCTTTTCAAGAAGCCACCGGCCTTATGAAAAAAATATCTCTACCGAAAAACTACGGATATGTGGACTCGAAGAAAGAGTTTGTTTTTATCTACAGGTCAGATTGGTTCGTTCATGAAGACAAAGTGGAAATGCTCAATGACCTTAACACTTACAAAGCTGTCTTTCAG gCCTGGAACATTCCTGCAGAGGGGCAGCCGCGGGATAAATGTGTCGCGTTTTATTCTGTTCACCTTCCAGCAGGAAAGGAGAAACAGAAAGAccgagaaaaacgacttcaaAAAATTGTTAAAAAAATGGCCGAAGACAGGAAGGAGTGCAAGGCGCGAGTTCTCTTGGGAGATTTTAATTGGCCGACACTTCGTGGCGAAATCTCCAATTTTGAAct atttttcaCTAAATTTGAACTTGAATCTTTATCCGATTCCGTTCCGCCTCATAATATCGCTGCCGAAGATCTGAATGAATTTGGCGAAACGACTCCGAGGCACGGGGTTTATGACTACATTTTTATTACCGACGACGTCCCAACGCCTTCATCTTACTATTTACCACCAGAAAATGTTCTCTCACTTGACCATCCAAAAGCGGATTTTATAGAAGAGCGTTATCTTGATTATTTTGTACCCAAATCGAGTGTTTTGAAGAACGTTCCGGCTGTAAGATCAAGCTTCTTAAGCGATCATCTTCCTGTTGTCGGAAAAATAGCAAAACATGGAGTATCACTTTCTATTGGAACGTGGAATTTGGAGCGCTTTAACTTGCAAACCGGGTTTGGCGGCGGTAGCCGAGAAAAGCTTTTTGAGGAAATGTACGAAAAGGTGTTTGCCAATGCAGATGTATTTGCCATTCAGGAACTCTTAGTCGCTTCTACACCAGCTAATGACTTTTCTAATTTTGGAGTGACGTGGGTTTCGGAGGCTGTTCAGACGACCAACGGCGGAAATACAGAGGGCCTCGGGTTTGCGTATAATAAAGCTTCAGTAAAATACGTTGATAAATTTATAATTTCTGTGGAGGCGTACGGTAGCAAGACAAGCGAACGAGGAGCATTAGCTGCAAAATTTCGAATCACAAAAAATTCCGAG GAATTTGCCATTGTGAATGTTCACGTTACAAATGACCAAGTGACAAAGTGGTCGTATCGTGAAGCAATTGTCAAATTCGTCCGGGAtaaagtaaagaaaaagtgGGGGAAGCTACCAGTCTTTGTAGCTGGTGACTTTAATTTTGACGGATCAAATATAGCAAACCTAAGAAAGAA ATGCCCCATTGGTAACACCAATTGGGAATTTACAAGAATCTACAGTAAGAAAGTCCTAGATTATATTATCGCTCCAGGTCAAACGCTTCCCGGTCACGGTTTTACATCCTGTGAGACTATCCACTCCGAGCTTAGAGCTAATACAGTTGGCTCCAAACGTGCTCCGGCGTTTGGCTCGTGGCTTGAAGTGTCCGATCATTTTCCGGTTTTCAAACGTATAAGTCAAATCTGGGAAGATGTGGATATGGACTTATAA